In one Candidatus Leptovillus gracilis genomic region, the following are encoded:
- a CDS encoding tetratricopeptide repeat protein — translation MTGTITEQQKWAKVLRQQKLANAERWLKVISGKTDLSTFVQNDYDNLLRAIETSLEQPDSFDLAYQLIRALDSFALGYADWDRWLHYLELARMTSGVLQRPEEQANLLTMIAAIFMNQGDLDKAGRYFREAADTFKQVGNKQNYGMVLGKLSNVYVLQDNLVMGESLCQEALKIACAAQDDMAIGLAHLDLGQIYLKAQNWQEGLAATQQAYAIFLALGNKRSVILAMLNLVNFQVQLGRWVEAEVAASDLLALLDDSADIQVIIQVKNNFGMMAFNQGNHPKAEQLWQEALQLNSQVQNPTEMASLYNNLGMVYTKLREWDTAVAMLLESARLYQELGDHFLWANAQDNLAELYELKGETAVSRQILTAAIANLRAISPQSPHHQELLDVMTSRLHSPDNPA, via the coding sequence ATGACAGGCACAATTACGGAACAACAAAAATGGGCAAAGGTGCTGCGCCAGCAAAAGCTGGCCAATGCCGAACGCTGGCTAAAAGTGATCAGCGGAAAAACCGACCTGAGCACCTTTGTCCAGAACGATTATGATAACTTATTACGCGCGATAGAAACGTCGTTGGAACAGCCAGATTCCTTTGACCTGGCTTATCAACTGATTCGGGCATTGGATTCCTTTGCCCTGGGATATGCCGATTGGGACAGATGGCTGCACTATCTTGAACTGGCGCGGATGACCAGCGGTGTATTGCAGCGACCAGAAGAACAGGCGAATCTTCTGACGATGATCGCCGCTATTTTTATGAACCAGGGGGATTTGGACAAAGCTGGCCGTTACTTTCGTGAAGCGGCAGATACGTTTAAGCAGGTTGGCAATAAGCAAAATTATGGCATGGTGTTAGGTAAGTTATCAAACGTCTACGTTTTGCAAGACAATCTGGTGATGGGCGAAAGCCTGTGCCAGGAAGCGTTGAAAATTGCTTGCGCCGCGCAAGATGACATGGCGATTGGGTTGGCGCACCTGGATTTGGGGCAAATCTATCTCAAAGCGCAAAATTGGCAGGAGGGATTGGCAGCGACGCAGCAAGCCTATGCCATATTTTTGGCGTTAGGTAACAAGCGTTCTGTGATTTTGGCGATGCTGAATCTGGTGAATTTTCAGGTTCAGTTGGGGCGCTGGGTAGAGGCAGAGGTGGCTGCCAGTGATCTGCTGGCGCTGTTGGATGATTCGGCGGATATTCAGGTGATCATTCAAGTGAAGAATAATTTTGGCATGATGGCTTTTAATCAGGGAAACCATCCGAAGGCGGAACAGCTTTGGCAAGAAGCGCTGCAGCTCAATTCGCAGGTGCAAAACCCGACGGAGATGGCCAGTTTGTATAATAATTTGGGGATGGTATATACCAAATTGAGGGAATGGGATACGGCCGTTGCCATGCTTCTAGAGTCGGCCAGACTCTATCAGGAGTTGGGCGACCACTTTTTGTGGGCCAATGCCCAGGACAACCTGGCGGAACTGTATGAATTAAAAGGGGAAACGGCCGTGTCCCGCCAGATTTTAACCGCCGCCATTGCTAATTTGCGGGCCATCTCCCCCCAAAGCCCCCACCACCAGGAACTGCTGGACGTTATGACTTCTCGTCTGCATTCGCCAGACAACCCAGCTTGA
- a CDS encoding response regulator produces the protein MIVENETFVLEALEDILSAVGFVPLSTKSGHEAVRIFQKHQREIDLVILDLHLPDMSGIEVLSALRRIDPDARIIISSGYSEREILEQLRKQQATILRKPYNAQLLLDCVHRELGYQEGRG, from the coding sequence ATGATTGTGGAAAACGAGACGTTTGTCCTGGAGGCTCTGGAAGACATCCTGAGTGCTGTAGGGTTTGTGCCGCTTAGTACCAAATCGGGGCATGAAGCTGTGCGAATCTTTCAAAAACACCAACGAGAAATTGACCTGGTGATTCTGGACCTGCATTTGCCGGATATGAGTGGTATTGAGGTGCTGTCTGCGCTGCGTCGCATTGACCCCGATGCCAGGATAATCATTTCTTCAGGCTACAGCGAACGGGAGATTTTGGAGCAGTTGAGGAAACAGCAGGCAACGATTTTGCGGAAACCATACAACGCGCAATTATTGTTAGATTGTGTGCATCGGGAATTGGGCTATCAAGAGGGTAGAGGGTAG
- a CDS encoding TlyA family RNA methyltransferase gives MAQEKDRLDKLLVSRGLAETRAKGQALILAGEVLVDGQRVDKAGTAVSLLATIELKAPMPYVGRGGFKLAGALAQFGLLVNGRVCADVGACTGGFTDVLLQNGAARVYAIDVGYGQLDWKLRHDERVVVMERTNARYLESLPQSVGFVCIDVSFISLRLILPAVQKWLAADGEVVALVKPQFEAGPDLVGKGGIVKDTAVHVQVLQEVLTWSRQHGFVPAGLMRSPVTGADGNVEFLLWLRLAGEDSVGETAVQQIAAMID, from the coding sequence ATGGCACAAGAAAAGGATCGTCTGGATAAACTGCTGGTCAGCCGCGGGCTGGCGGAGACGCGGGCGAAAGGGCAGGCGCTTATTCTGGCCGGAGAAGTGTTGGTGGATGGGCAGCGGGTGGATAAGGCGGGCACGGCCGTTTCCCTGCTGGCGACGATTGAATTAAAGGCCCCCATGCCCTATGTTGGGCGTGGGGGTTTTAAGTTGGCCGGGGCGCTGGCGCAGTTTGGTTTGCTGGTAAACGGCCGTGTTTGCGCCGACGTGGGGGCCTGTACCGGTGGATTCACCGATGTGCTGCTGCAAAATGGCGCGGCACGGGTGTATGCCATTGATGTGGGCTACGGCCAACTGGATTGGAAACTGCGCCATGACGAGCGGGTGGTGGTGATGGAACGGACCAATGCCCGCTATCTGGAAAGCCTGCCACAGTCGGTGGGTTTTGTGTGTATAGACGTGTCGTTCATCTCCTTGCGTCTGATTTTGCCGGCCGTGCAAAAATGGTTGGCGGCCGATGGCGAGGTAGTTGCCCTGGTGAAGCCGCAGTTTGAAGCGGGGCCAGACCTGGTGGGCAAGGGGGGAATCGTGAAGGATACGGCCGTTCATGTACAGGTCTTGCAGGAAGTGTTAACCTGGAGCCGGCAGCATGGTTTTGTGCCTGCTGGTCTGATGCGCTCGCCGGTGACCGGGGCCGATGGCAACGTGGAGTTTTTGCTCTGGCTGCGATTAGCGGGAGAAGATAGCGTCGGGGAAACGGCCGTGCAGCAGATCGCTGCCATGATAGATTAG